The following is a genomic window from Collimonas fungivorans Ter331.
AAATTTGTCAGTTTTTTTGTTTTTTGGTCAATATTCTGTCCATATCCTGGCGGCACAAGGTCGGATCACCTTCGGCCTTTTTGCCTGAATTCCTACTGCGTATTCGATATTCGATGTGGCACGGATAGTGCTATGAAGTTTCCATATGACAACTATTGCACACGAAAAATATGACATTTCTTTTTAAAAAACAGTTCTTTATCACGATCTCTGCCTGCCTGATACTCAGCGCGTGTGGTGCCGGCACGAGTGATTTCGGAACAGGCTCTTCCTCAGCCGGCATGGCGGCCATTCCAGCCGGCGCGGGGTCTACGCCAGCCAGCACAGGTTCCACGCCAACTGGAACGGGCTCTACGCCAACCGACACGCGCTCCACGCCAACTGGAACGGATTCCACGCCAACCGGCACGGGGTCTACACCAAATAATGGATCCGGTGACACCTCGACCGGCAGTACGGCGGCCACCTGGACCAGCGTCAAGTGGGGCGGCGGCGGCTATGTCAGCGGCCTGATCTATCATCCGACGTCGCCGGACGTCTTGTACGCCCGGACGGACATTGGCGGCGCCTACCGCTGGAACCAGGCCACGTCGCAATGGATGCCCATCACCGATGGCCTGCGTTTCGGCCAGGCCGAGTCCGCCTTCCACTACGTCGAAAGCATCGCCCTCGATCCCACCAACGACCAGCTCGTCTATTTGGTCGGGGGCAATGGCGGCAACGGTCGGCTGTATACTTCCAGCGACCGCGGCAACAGCTGGACGTGGGTCAGCCTGCCATTCATGGTGAACGGCAACGCTGCGGGCCGGGCGATCGGCGAGCGCCTGAGGCTCGATCCGACCAATCCGTCGACGATGTTCTACGGTTCGCGTAATGCCGGCTTGTGGAAGAGCGCGGACTCGGGCCGCACCTGGGCGCAGGTCACGGGATTGTCTTCCCTCAATATGAACACCGCCGCGGTTGGCGTCGAGCAGATCATCTTCGACAATGGGAACGTGGGCGGCGGCCAGACGACCTGGAACATGTGGGCCGCGGTCGCCCCCGACTATGCCAACGCGGCAGGCCTGACCTCGACCTTCTACAAGTCCAGCAACGGCGGCTCTTCATGGACGCCGGTCGCGGTGCCGACCGCGGTCGTCGGGTATTACATCCCGCACTTCGCGCGCGCCGCCGATGGCATGTACTACGTGGTGTTCAACAAGAACGCGGGCCCGGGCGGTGACGGTCCCGGCTACCTCTACAAGTATAGCGGTCTTAGCGGCGTCTGGACCTTGCTTAGCAGCACCACCGCGGGCGGCTACGGCGGCGTGTCCGTCTATGGCAGCGGCCCGACCACCCGCGTCGCGCTGGCTGTGACCAATACCTGGACCGATTTCCCCGGCCAGAAGATCACCCAGTTGTCCGACAATGCCGGCAGCACCTGGCGCGAAATCGAGTCCCAGATGCCCCACACGCAGACCACCTCCGGGTACTGGGGCTGGAATGATGACGTCGAAATCGATCCGAACAACCGCGACCACATCATGCACCTTGACGGCCCCGGCATCTGGGAGACGATGAACGCCTCGTCGGCGACACCGAGCTGGACCCTGAAGGTAACCGGCATCGAGGAGACTGCCACCCTGGCCGTCACCACCCCGCCAGCCGGTGCGACGTACAAGCTCATCAACAGCGGGGGCGACATCGGCACCTGGGTCCAGACGGACCTCGCGACGATGCCAACCAAAGGCCCCACCACGGGCTGGACCAACGGCAATTCGGCCGACATGAGCTGGTCCGATCCGCAATACATTGCCGCTGTCGCCACCACCAACGGGTCCGGTGGCGCAGGATACGGCTACTGGTCGGGCGACGGCGGCGCCACGTGGGCGAACTTCGCCACCCTGCCTGCCGGCGCCGCGGCCGATGGGCGCGAAGCGTCCAACATCGTTGTCACCGCACGCAACAAGGCGATCTGGGCGCCGTCCAATGCGGTGCCGTCCTACACCACCGACAATGGCGCCAGCTGGACAGCGACGAATCTCCCCGCGCTGACGGTGTTCGACGGCTGGACGCGCGCCTACCGGCTCGCGGTGGACCGCAAGAACCCGAACAAGGTCTATGCCTACGATTCGGGCGGTGTATGGTGGTCGAAAACGCCAGGCAGGGTTTATGTCTCGACGGATGGCGGCCATACCTTCACGCTGAGCCAGGGCTCGGTGTCGGCGGGGCTACGCGCCAATCCGTGGCAAGCCACCTCGCTGGCCGTCAATCCGAACGTCGAGGGCGACGTCTGGCTGGCTGATGGCGATACCGTGTACCACTCGGTCGACTCGGGCGCCACCTGGACCAAGCTCAACAACTTCGCGTCTATCTTCAGCAACGGCAACGGGGCACCCGACGCGCAGGGTGCCAGCGCTGTGGCCCTGGGCAAGGCAGCCGTTGGCGCGCCGTACTCGGCCGCAATCTACGTGGTGGGTGTGATCAACGGCCAGTGGGGCGTGTGGGCTTCCGACAATGCAGGCAGCACCTGGACCCGCTTCAACGACGATGCCCACCAGTTCGGCGGCATCGGTGCGATGGCGGCTGACTGGAACATCTACGGCCGGATCTACGTCAACGGCACGGGCCGCGGCTTGCTGTATTCCAATTAAGATCGCCTGATCGCGGGTGGACAAGGGCGGCTGCGGCTGCCCTTGTTATTTTGGGTTGCTGGATAGCGACGCTGGCGCGGTTGGCGCCCTGGCGCATTCCGCCCGGCGCCAGGATGGCCCCATTACTGACTCGTTTTCAGTCCACGGTGTTTCAATCAACTCACCGGTGCGGACCAACAGCATAATTCGCGTCAGCAACGGGTTGGCATGAACATACGCGCTTCGCGATCGCTCAAGGCCGATTACAGTCCTTCCAACGCAGCTTAATCTAGACTGACTCTGCGCTCAGCAGCGCATCGCTATCACACCTACTTAGCTAATCTAGAGCAAGAATTTCCGTTGTGCATGGCCAGGAGACTTTCCACCCAATTCGCTTGTCCCAAAGGTCAAAGGCGTGCCCCCATAAGGCGGTCTGCTCACATGAGTGGTTGCGGACTAAAACCTTCTGGGAGAATCCTGCATATCCTGGCGCACATGTGTTTCGCCTTCAAAACCTGTCTTTTGAATCTTCAATAGCTTGTCGTCCGCCTCTTCGGAAATTGGCGAAGTTGCCGGGTTAGTCGCCTCAATTAATGCCGTCACCACGTCGGTGGTTACAAGCGCGTCTTCTTTATTTGGTAAGCTGGCAACCAAAGCCGCAACTATCTTCAAGCTGGGAAAAACATAGATTCGCTGGCCTTTGAATCCGCTGGCAAAAAAGAACTGTACTCCAAGTACTCGACCAATCCACCAGTGAAGACCATAGCGACTGCTGACCCCTGGCGCCGATGCCAGATCGGGATAAGTTGCGGAGAAAATGCGAACGCCATTCCATTCTCCGTTTTGCAAATAAAGTTGGCCGAGTTTCAGCATATCCATCGGACGCAGTCGCAGCCCCCACCCTCCCGGCAAACGCCCTCCTTGGTCAGGAAACCACCAAGCGTAATTGGTCATGTGTAATGGCTTGAACAATGTTTTTCCTGCAAAATCGAGCAGATTGTCGCCAGAAATTCCGGCAATCACAGTTCCAGTCATTACGGCATCCGCATCTGAATAGTTAAAGCGGGTGCCAGGAGTCGCAATAATGTTTTGACTCACGACAGCACCGATCCGGTCTTGCCTGGCATCGTAAATGGGATTGCTGCTAGGGTCATGCTTGTAGTCAAACCCCGAACTCATTTGCATGACATTTTTAAGGGTAATGTTTTCTAGTTTATTCCAGCCATCCCCTCGCAGGCCTGATGGTCGTTCAATCAATCCAGTTATTGGCGTGTCGAGATTTTTTAATTTTTCTTGGTACAACAGTGCGCCAACTAATGTCGAAGAGATTGATTTCGTCACCGAATACATGGCATGGTTATGACTTCTGCCTATTCCAGTCTTATATCTCTCCATCACGATTTGACAATCACGCATGACTACCAAACCACGCACGTCATATTTACCTTCGTCTAGCTGTTGCAACAAAGCGATCAGGCGCTCCGATGAAACGCCTTCTGCGGAGGGGGCCGCGCTGCCGATATCTTCACCGATACCCGGGGCACAGTGTCCATCTGTAGCGTTCGCATGGTGACTAGAAAAGACAATCAGACATAGCGCAAGTGCCGTCCATAAGGCGCTTCTTATTTCCCATGTACCCATATTTTTATGTCGTCCTGTGGATGCAGTCATGATTGTTCGTTTGCGCGCAGAATTGACCTGCTCCTCTCTGCATTGCTTGGTGAACGCAGTGAGTCGGTCGTAAAACCCTCTGAATCCAAAATCGATGAACTCTTCGTGGAGCGGCCTAAGACTACGCCGCCGCTTGCGCGATTATGCCACTTCGGTCCTTGAGCCAGCCTAAAAGCTGGAAGGCGTATCGGTCGATGGCGCTAGCCGATTGACGCTCAGCATAGGCCGACTCGGGCATTTCCGAACGCAAGCAGCGCCGGACAGTGTGCGCGAGATCCCCAGTCGCTTGGCGATCTCCCTTAGTAGAACCTGGCCCCGCAGGTCCCAACTGCATAAAGGAAAATGCCAATCCGCTTGGCTTTTAGGCGCCGATACGCAATTGCAATCCAGTATTGCTGTAAAGCGGAGTCGCGGAGAAACCGTCTATGGAAATCGTATCGAATTTCCCTTTAAAACTGGTCGCGACGATGATGTTGATCGTGTCGCCGACGGCCGGTTTATAGCCGCCCTGGAATTTGACGTGAAGAATGCCGCCGGCAACGGTCATGTTTCCGGCGACGGCAAGCGTCCCTTGCTGAGCGCTTCCTACATTCAGTTCCAATGTGCTGTTCGCCAATTGCGTATATTTCCCGCGGATTGCCAGTGCGCCAGGCGCATTGCTTGCCAGCGTGCCGCCGCTGACGTACACATCGCTCGCACCAAACGCTGACACGGAATCCGCTTCCAGCGTCCCTGCCTCCAGCTGCGCACCGCCGCTCCAGGTATTGTTGCCGCTTAATTTCAGCACCCCGCTCCCTTGCTTCGTCAGCTTGCCAGCACCTGATATATCGTTCCGCCAGTTATCGACGGCGTAAAAGCCTCCCTTGCTGGCATCCATCGATACCACGACATTGCCGTTGAAGACCGCATATCCGTCCGCTGCGGCAAAAAGATTGAGGCGTCCCCAGCCCTCGGCGTCGTCCAGAACCGGATATCCGGAGGCAATCGCAGTCGTTTTCAACACCACGCGGCGCTGAACATCGCTGAGATAAGGCAAGCGTGTCTCCAACAGCACCTCGGCGCCTTTGGGTACGATGGCGGGCCTTGTCGCTGCGCCTGTTTGTGTAAAACCATAGGTGGTGCGGCGCAAATAATTTACCTTGTTGCTGGCATAATCTGCAAACCGGTCTGTGGTAGCGCTAGCAGAGTGAGCAAAAGCATTAAAGGTGTCGGCAGTCGTATTGGTTTGCGCCATAAGCGCCGTCCGGGCCAATGCCACAACAGCCGCTTTTGCAGCCGCATTAGCTGGATCGTTCAGATTGGCGGCAACCACGGCCTGGCCAAGTACGCGTCCGCTCATCACGTCCAATGGCGAGTGCATGCCAGCCAGAATCCGGTTCTCTCCCAATTCCAGGCCACGGCTGATGATCTCTTGGAATCGTTCAGGTACTGCATAAGCCATCGCCACCGTGTCGCGGGTAGCCTCCGCCGAGTGACCGCTGGTAAAACCGCCATCGGTTGCGGGTGTCGGACTCTTCGCAGGCACCAGGGCAGGTACGACAACCACGCTGCTGCTCCAGCGAAATGGCCGAGCATATTTGTAAAAACGTTTGGCGGGTTCCGTTGATCCGTTGTTGCCCATGGCGTTGACAAAATCGACAACCCCGCCAAATGCCGGATTGGCACTGCCGCCGACACCGGTATTATTACCGCTGTCGTTGTACAAAACAGTGGTGGCGTCGGCCGGGACCGCGGTAATGCTTGTAGTCTGCTGCGCTGCCTGGCGCCATGCTGTCGTCAGCGGGCCCATGCCATCCGTGACGCTATATCCTTTGCCGCGACGATCGTCCAGATAAGCGGCCGTTGCCTGATCTGCAGTGCGATTGGAGGTCGCCGCGACTACATACTGGATGTTCGCGTTGTGCACGGCTGCGTTGAGTATCGTTCCGCCCGGGGTTCCGTCGTTCGGAAGACCTGTCCAGGCCGACGGCGCGACGGCAGGAAAACTGCCGACGGCGGGTGCAGTGACGCCGGCATCGACAATATCGGTGAGTGGCTGCCATATCTGCTTGAAACCCGCCAACAGACGCACGCCGGCATTCGTTTCCAGCGTTGCATAACGCGCATCCCCACGCTGGTTGCTCGCCACATCATCCACAAAAGCGGGGATCGATGCCGCAACTGGCGCGGTATCGACATATCCCGGGTCGGCCGGCGGCGGGGGAATGACCAATGCCGTGGATTGCGGGTCCAGTTGATCCGATCCTCCGCCGCAAGCTGTTAATGCCAACGCTGCGCTGAGGGCGAGCGCCAGCGGCCGATGCAGGGAGGATTGTCGTAGTCGCATTTTCTATGCCTTCATTTATAAGAAACAAAACGAAGGGATGATAGCGACCAAATGCTACAACAGCATGACGTCATAGCCAGCAATGGCATCCAAAATTCGCTTTGATTTTGGGCGGTGGCAGCACCACCAATGGCGCGACCTTGGTAGGCGGGCAAGACGCTGCGGGTTACTACGTGACAGTGCAATGACGGCACAACGAAGGAAAATGAACTGCGGTTGGCGCGGTTCGCATCATAGGGAAATTCCTACGATGAAATGCCTGAATGCTGCATAAAAATCAAGGCTTCCTGATACCTCGCATCCGTTCCGCCAACTAACCTTGGAACACCCCGACTTCATAAATTAAAACAACCATGTCCCATCCCGTCTGCTATCGTTTTGTGCTTTCCGCCGCTTCATCCATTTTGCTGATACCCATGCTGAGTGTAAAACCCGGGACTGCCTACGCAGCCTGCAACACCTCAGGACAATCCACAA
Proteins encoded in this region:
- a CDS encoding serine hydrolase domain-containing protein — translated: MTASTGRHKNMGTWEIRSALWTALALCLIVFSSHHANATDGHCAPGIGEDIGSAAPSAEGVSSERLIALLQQLDEGKYDVRGLVVMRDCQIVMERYKTGIGRSHNHAMYSVTKSISSTLVGALLYQEKLKNLDTPITGLIERPSGLRGDGWNKLENITLKNVMQMSSGFDYKHDPSSNPIYDARQDRIGAVVSQNIIATPGTRFNYSDADAVMTGTVIAGISGDNLLDFAGKTLFKPLHMTNYAWWFPDQGGRLPGGWGLRLRPMDMLKLGQLYLQNGEWNGVRIFSATYPDLASAPGVSSRYGLHWWIGRVLGVQFFFASGFKGQRIYVFPSLKIVAALVASLPNKEDALVTTDVVTALIEATNPATSPISEEADDKLLKIQKTGFEGETHVRQDMQDSPRRF
- a CDS encoding acid phosphatase, with amino-acid sequence MRLRQSSLHRPLALALSAALALTACGGGSDQLDPQSTALVIPPPPADPGYVDTAPVAASIPAFVDDVASNQRGDARYATLETNAGVRLLAGFKQIWQPLTDIVDAGVTAPAVGSFPAVAPSAWTGLPNDGTPGGTILNAAVHNANIQYVVAATSNRTADQATAAYLDDRRGKGYSVTDGMGPLTTAWRQAAQQTTSITAVPADATTVLYNDSGNNTGVGGSANPAFGGVVDFVNAMGNNGSTEPAKRFYKYARPFRWSSSVVVVPALVPAKSPTPATDGGFTSGHSAEATRDTVAMAYAVPERFQEIISRGLELGENRILAGMHSPLDVMSGRVLGQAVVAANLNDPANAAAKAAVVALARTALMAQTNTTADTFNAFAHSASATTDRFADYASNKVNYLRRTTYGFTQTGAATRPAIVPKGAEVLLETRLPYLSDVQRRVVLKTTAIASGYPVLDDAEGWGRLNLFAAADGYAVFNGNVVVSMDASKGGFYAVDNWRNDISGAGKLTKQGSGVLKLSGNNTWSGGAQLEAGTLEADSVSAFGASDVYVSGGTLASNAPGALAIRGKYTQLANSTLELNVGSAQQGTLAVAGNMTVAGGILHVKFQGGYKPAVGDTINIIVATSFKGKFDTISIDGFSATPLYSNTGLQLRIGA
- a CDS encoding dockerin: MTFLFKKQFFITISACLILSACGAGTSDFGTGSSSAGMAAIPAGAGSTPASTGSTPTGTGSTPTDTRSTPTGTDSTPTGTGSTPNNGSGDTSTGSTAATWTSVKWGGGGYVSGLIYHPTSPDVLYARTDIGGAYRWNQATSQWMPITDGLRFGQAESAFHYVESIALDPTNDQLVYLVGGNGGNGRLYTSSDRGNSWTWVSLPFMVNGNAAGRAIGERLRLDPTNPSTMFYGSRNAGLWKSADSGRTWAQVTGLSSLNMNTAAVGVEQIIFDNGNVGGGQTTWNMWAAVAPDYANAAGLTSTFYKSSNGGSSWTPVAVPTAVVGYYIPHFARAADGMYYVVFNKNAGPGGDGPGYLYKYSGLSGVWTLLSSTTAGGYGGVSVYGSGPTTRVALAVTNTWTDFPGQKITQLSDNAGSTWREIESQMPHTQTTSGYWGWNDDVEIDPNNRDHIMHLDGPGIWETMNASSATPSWTLKVTGIEETATLAVTTPPAGATYKLINSGGDIGTWVQTDLATMPTKGPTTGWTNGNSADMSWSDPQYIAAVATTNGSGGAGYGYWSGDGGATWANFATLPAGAAADGREASNIVVTARNKAIWAPSNAVPSYTTDNGASWTATNLPALTVFDGWTRAYRLAVDRKNPNKVYAYDSGGVWWSKTPGRVYVSTDGGHTFTLSQGSVSAGLRANPWQATSLAVNPNVEGDVWLADGDTVYHSVDSGATWTKLNNFASIFSNGNGAPDAQGASAVALGKAAVGAPYSAAIYVVGVINGQWGVWASDNAGSTWTRFNDDAHQFGGIGAMAADWNIYGRIYVNGTGRGLLYSN